CACCTGAAGATATAACAAGCCAAGATACTTGGATTGATGGATCCACCATTGTTTAATGTGACATCTTTGCAGGATGAACAGTGACTTACATTCAAGAAGAAAGTCTCCAAGGAAGGAGAAGCATCAAAGAAGGATATGAGAGAACAATAGTCATAGGCCGGCGAAAATGTCACTGTACAAAAACTGACACTCAAGTACTTGAGGTGTAAGAATTTGCTAGGCAGCATTGGTGTATCGACCACCTACACAAAGATATATCGGATTAGTTAAAATATGCATATCACAGCTGGTATAAGAATTTGCATATTTAGGGTATACCTCACTACATGAACTCAGGGAAAGATCTTCAACATTTGGCAAGCTCAATGGGAGATCAGCACGAGCATAACATACAGCACCAGGATGGGACATGCCGAGCTTCTTCAATTGTAATGCTACTCCAAATGATATCTGTACCTGGTGGGAATCATGAAAATTAAAACTGACGAGGTTTGGAGCTTCTATCCCTATCACCTGCAGAGACGTGCATTCAGACACCTTCAGGTATCTGAGCTGTTGCAGATGGAACGGTATCCTAAGGCAAGTTAGCGGACTGCATTGCCAGAGTCGCATCCATTGGAGAACAAAGCAATTGTGAAGAAGGCACCCCAGCTGCTCCTCTGTGATACAGACATAACACAAATCAAGCCTTGTCATGTTTGTCAATCCAAGTTCAACGCTGGGAGACAAAACACAATGGGAAATGCGTAGACGCTACATCGAGTTTCCATTCCCATTAGCTAAAAGAGACCATGGGAAGTTGTAGTATGTTCCCGATGCTGAAGATAGCTGAACAGTGAGTTCTTCAATCCCAGGTGTAAGCTGAACAGTGAGTTCTTCAATCCCAGGTGTAAGCTGAACAGTGAGTTCTTCAATCCCAGGTGTAAGCTGAACAGTGAGTTCTTCAATCCCAGGTGTAACAGCTGTCTGAAGCCACCTATCAACATTGCTGACCATGGCATTGGAATAACGGAAAACAATCCTGAGTGTCTTCACACCAATGCGTGAGTGGTTTTTTAAGATGCGGTCAACTTTTTTGGTGAAATTTCCTATTTCATCCTCGCCACGCAGATTCATATTCATGCCCAGTGCT
Above is a window of Triticum dicoccoides isolate Atlit2015 ecotype Zavitan chromosome 5B, WEW_v2.0, whole genome shotgun sequence DNA encoding:
- the LOC119310915 gene encoding uncharacterized protein LOC119310915; the encoded protein is MTRLDLCYVCITEEQLGCLLHNCFVLQWMRLWQCSPLTCLRIPFHLQQLRYLKVSECTSLQVIGIEAPNLVSFNFHDSHQVQISFGVALQLKKLGMSHPGAVCYARADLPLSLPNVEDLSLSSCSEVVDTPMLPSKFLHLKYLSVSFCTVTFSPAYDYCSLISFFDASPSLETFFLNVLQKDMKHESIVGDHSNLRQVPGHRHDNLKTVKIIGFSSAKSLVELTCHIIENATSLECLTLDTTRGHPWDNCSSNSTGKCLLLHLDFLAEARKGLSAIRTYVEPKVPSRVKLNVVEPCRQCHDLEQL